Proteins encoded by one window of Lathyrus oleraceus cultivar Zhongwan6 chromosome 1, CAAS_Psat_ZW6_1.0, whole genome shotgun sequence:
- the LOC127092387 gene encoding DNA repair protein XRCC3 homolog, with product MNHRNRYEYKEIKMFTQPLNLVQQLHQRTQKCTVGCPVLDRCLNGGLPTNSITELVAESGAGKTQICLQLVLSAQLPPSHGGLSASSLYIFTESPFPVRRLKQLSRSLLSSHPDLLRSDPLSRVFLRGIYSAEKFVNLLPDIEIFLTYWKSRLLPVRVIVVDSIAALFRSEFDNSRVDLRRRSSLFFKISGGLKSLAERFGLVVVVTNQVVDLMSEGENGVRIGNLSEMYSSGRRVCPALGLSWANCVNSRMFLSRDEYGESKRRRISVVFAPHLGQCCSEFVIAGDGVFGVEMMGQRNV from the coding sequence ATGAACCACCGCAATCGGTATGAATACAAGGAGATCAAAATGTTCACACAGCCGCTGAATCTAGTGCAGCAGCTCCATCAAAGAACCCAAAAGTGCACCGTGGGGTGTCCCGTGCTTGATCGCTGCCTCAACGGCGGCCTACCCACTAATTCAATAACCGAACTCGTCGCCGAAAGCGGAGCCGGCAAAACCCAAATCTGCCTCCAACTCGTCCTCTCGGCTCAGCTTCCACCTTCCCACGGCGGCCTCTCCGCCTCCTCTCTCTACATATTCACCGAGTCCCCTTTCCCCGTCCGCCGCCTAAAACAGCTCTCCCGCTCTCTCCTTTCATCTCACCCCGATCTTCTCCGCTCCGACCCGCTCTCCCGCGTCTTCCTCCGTGGGATTTATTCCGCTGAGAAATTCGTTAATCTACTGCCAGACATTGAGATTTTTCTTACTTACTGGAAATCACGATTGTTACCTGTCAGGGTAATCGTTGTTGATTCTATTGCTGCTTTGTTTAGATCTGAATTTGATAACTCTAGAGTGGACCTTAGGCGTAGGTCATCACTGTTTTTCAAGATTTCCGGTGGATTAAAATCGTTGGCGGAGAGGTTTGGGTTGGTTGTGGTTGTTACGAATCAAGTTGTTGATTTGATGAGTGAGGGAGAGAATGGAGTGAGGATTGGGAATTTGAGTGAGATGTATTCGTCTGGGCGAAGGGTTTGCCCGGCGTTGGGTCTTTCGTGGGCGAATTGTGTGAATTCTAGAATGTTCTTATCGAGGGATGAATATGGGGAAAGTAAAAGGAGAAGGATCAGTGTTGTTTTTGCTCCTCATTTGGGTCAATGTTGTTCTGAGTTTGTTATTGCTGGAGATGGTGTTTTTGGTGTAGAGATGATGGGGCAAAGGAATGTATGA